Proteins from one Mercurialis annua linkage group LG7, ddMerAnnu1.2, whole genome shotgun sequence genomic window:
- the LOC126657367 gene encoding protein XRI1, translating into MDYNDDSGNGEHWNWQGENYCIQKESNYDATEGIWNDVALNEEDISYMLDETTTPVKACGDLAYHVNDTDDKELEECRESSSQIKRRRMLQFDAQSADSPLCHEDISSVFLQSNEREDSLDEILPQASDWMPGFSDVSASSYEVLDQSSERWLANCINDTDMDYSPNDMNFPGASDIQIDVSEFCSTPIRNEANVIQKRLTRSSRNVIIKGKKTLIRPPTKLASSIVYPFNFIKPCGFHGDVTLKDINQKILTPPPSKSKQIEDDPSAYPTSAFSGKPVVGKTKIRTEGGKGSITIMRTKG; encoded by the exons ATGGATTACAACGATGACag TGGCAATGGGGAACATTGGAACTGGCAAGGGGAGAATTATTGTATACAAAAGGAATCTAATTATG ATGCAACTGAAGGTATATGGAATGATGTGGCTTTGAATGAGGAAGATATTTCCTACATGTTAGATGAGACGACAACGCCGGTTAAGGCTTGTGGGGATTTGGCTTACCATGTTAATGACACTG ACGACAAGGAATTAGAAGAATGCAGGGAGAGTTCGTCGCAGATAAAGAGGCGCCGAATGTTGCAATTTGATGCTCAGTCGGCTGATTCTCCACTCTGCCATGAGGATATTTCGTCTGTTTTTCTTCAATCAAAT GAGAGGGAGGACTCACTTGATGAAATTTTACCTCAAGCATCAGATTGGATGCCTGGTTTTTCAG ATGTGTCTGCCTCCAGTTATGAGGTCCTCGATCAGTCATCCGAAAGGTGGCTTGCTAATTGCATTAATGACACTGACATGGACTATAGCCCTAATGATAT GAATTTTCCTGGAGCATCTGATATTCAGATTGATGTATCAG AGTTCTGCAGCACTCCAATTCGGAATGAAGCCAATGTTATTCAAAAACGTCTTACAAGATCTTCGCGGAATGTAATTATTAAAG GTAAGAAGACCCTTATACGACCACCCACGAAGTTAGCCTCTTCTATTGTATATCCATTTAACTTCATCAAACCTTGTGGATTCCACGGAGATGTTACTCTTAAGGACATAAACCAGAAGATTCTCACTCCCCCACCATCAAAGTCAAAGCAAATTGAGGACGATCCATCTGCTTATCCCACTTCAGCATTTTCTGGGAAGCCTGTTGTTGGCAAAACTAAAATTCGCACCGAAGGAGGAAAAGGTAGCATCACAATCATGCGAACCAAAGGCTGA
- the LOC126657725 gene encoding purple acid phosphatase 15, translated as MIILFQGSICYILFTLIVLVYTVFNSTTVHAKKHNIPSTLDGPFEPVTAPFDVSLRGNAVDLPDTDPRVQRLVKDFEPEQISVALSSSFDSVWISWITGEFQIGYNVTPFNPTRVASVVRYGTLRHPLSREAKGYSVVYNQLYAFDGLQNYTSGIIHHVRLTGLKPKKMYYYRCGDPSMRAWSSIYSFKTMPSSNPSSYPRRIAVLGDLGLTYNTTSTVYHVIKNNPELVLLVGDVTYANLYLTNGTGSDCYSCSFPHSPIHETYQPRWDYWGRFMQKLVSRIPMMVIEGNHEIEQQARNKTFVAYSSRFAFPSEESGSSSTFYYSFNAGGIHFIMLGAYIDYDKTGKQYRWLEKDLANVDRSLTPWLVAVWHPPWYSSYKAHYREAECMRVAMEELLYSYSVDIVLNGHVHAYERSNRVYNYQLDPCGPVYITVGDGGNREKMAVEHADEPGNCPEPSTTPDPYMGGFCAMNFTSGPAAGQFCWDQQPDYSAFRESSFGHGILEVKNETWALWTWHRNQDSDSQVADEIYIVRQPEKCPVHRGSRIKHRFASILNSFISTFSMIF; from the exons ATGATTATACTGTTTCAAGGTTCAATATGTTACATTTTGTTCACCCTTATAGTTCTTGTATACACTGTATTTAATTCTACTACTGTTCATGCCAAGAAGCACAACATTCCGTCCACTCTCGACGGTCCTTTTGAACCCGTAACCGCTCCGTTCGACGTCAGTTTACGGGGCAACGCCGTTGATTTACCCGACACTGATCCCCGTGTTCAGCGCCTCGTAAAGGATTTCGAACCTGAACAGATTTCTGTTGCTTTGTCTTCTTCTTTTGATTCTGTGTGGATCTCCTGGATTACAG GAGAATTTCAAATCGGTTATAATGTAACACCGTTCAATCCTACGAGAGTGGCGAGCGTTGTTCGATATGGGACTTTGCGGCATCCGTTATCTCGTGAGGCGAAAGGGTATTCGGTTGTTTATAATCAGCTTTATGCTTTTGATGGTCTTCAAAATTATACCTCTGGGATCATCCATCATGTTCGTCTCACCG GATTAAAACCTAAGAAAATGTATTATTATAGATGTGGAGATCCTTCTATGAGGGCATGGAGTAGTATTTACTCATTTAAGACTATGCCTTCTTCAAATCCAAGTAGCTACCCTAGAAGAATTGCAGTTCTTGGTGATCTTGGACTTACTTACAATACAACTTCTACAGTTTATCATGTGATTAAGAACAATCCTGAACTTGTTTTGCTCGTTGGTGATGTTACTTACGCGAATCTTTACCTAACGAATGGAACTGGTTCTGACTGCTATTCTTGCTCGTTTCCTCATTCCCCTATACATGAGACCTATCAGCCTCGTTGGGACTACTGGGGAAG GTTTATGCAGAAACTGGTATCTAGAATTCCAATGATGGTGATAGAAGGGAACCATGAAATTGAACAACAAGCTagaaacaaaacatttgttgCTTATAGTTCTCGCTTTGCATTCCCATCTGAAGAAAGTGGATCTTCATCCACGTTCTACTACTCTTTCAACGCCGGAGGAATACATTTCATCATGCTTGGAGCATACATTGATTATGATAAAACTG GTAAGCAATACAGATGGCTGGAGAAAGACTTGGCTAATGTTGACAGATCTCTAACTCCATGGCTGGTAGCTGTATGGCATCCTCCTTGGTATAGTTCATACAAAGCCCATTACAGAGAAGCAGAGTGTATGAGGGTAGCAATGGAAGAATTGCTTTACTCTTACAGCGTTGATATAGTCTTAAACGGACAT GTTCATGCGTATGAGAGATCAAATCGTGTATATAACTACCAACTGGATCCTTGCGGTCCAGTGTATATCACAGTTGGAGATGGGGGTAACCGGGAAAAGATGGCTGTTGAACATGCTGATGAACCTGGCAACTGTCCAGAGCCATCAACCACTCCTGATCCTTACATGGGTGGATTCTGTGCCATGAACTTTACATCAGGTCCAGCAGCCGGTCAATTCTGTTGGGACCAGCAACCTGACTATAGTGCATTCCGAGAAAGCAGCTTCGGCCATGGAATTTTGGAG GTGAAGAATGAGACTTGGGCATTATGGACATGGCACCGTAATCAAGACTCTGATAGTCAAGTTGCGGATGAAATTTATATAGTTAGGCAACCTGAGAAATGCCCTGTCCACCGCGGCAGCCGAATTAAACATCGGTTTGCATCTATATTAAATAGTTTTATCAGTACATTTTCCATGATTTTCTAA
- the LOC126656483 gene encoding uncharacterized protein LOC126656483 isoform X2 produces the protein MSGDLTGLSLDSILSDKQNQPQPPPSTPPPPAAASPAPPQMNRTLLDIIRDEEPNGSLFGQKDKKSWKAFRDRLRLKRAGAAWTSTVPIPASDIPINTNFANTNAFNQTRSSMSRRSSVRFTTISSVNAGDQSPRSDNDENNDHSPASASSIPRSGARPFMVRRVSSRYGTSPVPDENIHAVGDEPPARSFRPQMSRHNSSRNYDSPFIDGGEDEIARDGNGSSSGSRRLGVVLAEERQLSAREAVAAQEAAEAAAQAEADEEAEEGESPEAVEEEEEQPVRMSLMDLLEETDRQLGFVGSRYTVGDDEVECEEEEEEDDDDGTNGGDGIEHTCCVCMVRHKGAAFIPCGHTFCRLCSRELWVQRGNCPLCNGFIVEILDIF, from the coding sequence ATGTCAGGTGACCTAACTGGTTTATCACTGGATTCAATTCTCTCCGACAAACAGAATCAACCACAACCGCCGCCATCAACACCACCACCACCGGCTGCGGCGTCTCCTGCGCCACCACAAATGAACAGAACGCTACTTGATATAATACGAGATGAAGAGCCGAACGGTTCATTATTCGGGCAGAAGGATAAGAAAAGCTGGAAAGCTTTCCGAGACCGTCTCCGTCTTAAACGCGCCGGCGCTGCTTGGACCTCAACAGTTCCGATTCCGGCGTCTGATATTCCGATCAACACTAACTTCGCTAACACCAACGCTTTTAACCAAACCAGATCGTCAATGTCTCGCCGGAGCTCCGTTCGGTTTACTACTATATCTTCCGTAAATGCCGGTGATCAGTCTCCTCGTTCAGATAATGATGAGAATAACGATCATTCACCTGCCTCAGCGTCTTCTATTCCGAGGTCCGGTGCTCGACCGTTTATGGTGCGACGAGTTTCCTCTCGGTACGGAACATCACCGGTACCGGATGAGAATATTCACGCCGTCGGAGACGAACCTCCCGCACGTAGCTTCAGACCGCAAATGTCGCGGCATAATTCATCTCGTAACTACGACTCTCCGTTTATAGACGGCGGAGAAGACGAGATAGCACGTGACGGTAACGGTAGTAGTAGTGGTAGCCGACGTTTAGGAGTTGTGTTAGCGGAGGAGAGACAATTGTCGGCGAGAGAAGCCGTAGCTGCTCAGGAAGCAGCGGAGGCGGCTGCTCAAGCGGAAGCCGACGAGGAGGCGGAGGAAGGGGAGTCTCCGGAGGCGGTTGAGGAAGAAGAGGAGCAGCCGGTGAGAATGTCGTTGATGGATTTGTTAGAAGAAACGGATAGACAGCTGGGATTTGTGGGGTCCAGATACACTGTGGGGGATGATGAGGTGGAATGTGAGGAAGAGGAAGAggaggatgatgatgatggaaCGAACGGTGGTGATGGAATTGAGCACACTTGCTGCGTGTGCATGGTTAGACATAAAGGCGCAGCTTTTATCCCCTGCGGGCATACGTTTTGCAGATTGTGTTCAAGAGAGCTTTGGGTTCAAAGGGGTAATTGTCCTCTTTGTAATGGGTTTATTGTTGAAATTCTtgatattttttag
- the LOC126656483 gene encoding uncharacterized protein LOC126656483 isoform X1, translating to MEVGSAGVGGGGGGGRGAGGGQRSLTLLEQMSGDLTGLSLDSILSDKQNQPQPPPSTPPPPAAASPAPPQMNRTLLDIIRDEEPNGSLFGQKDKKSWKAFRDRLRLKRAGAAWTSTVPIPASDIPINTNFANTNAFNQTRSSMSRRSSVRFTTISSVNAGDQSPRSDNDENNDHSPASASSIPRSGARPFMVRRVSSRYGTSPVPDENIHAVGDEPPARSFRPQMSRHNSSRNYDSPFIDGGEDEIARDGNGSSSGSRRLGVVLAEERQLSAREAVAAQEAAEAAAQAEADEEAEEGESPEAVEEEEEQPVRMSLMDLLEETDRQLGFVGSRYTVGDDEVECEEEEEEDDDDGTNGGDGIEHTCCVCMVRHKGAAFIPCGHTFCRLCSRELWVQRGNCPLCNGFIVEILDIF from the coding sequence ATGGAAGTAGGCAGCGCCGGAGTCGGAGGCGGAGGCGGCGGAGGAAGAGGAGCAGGAGGAGGACAGAGGAGCCTCACACTTTTAGAACAAATGTCAGGTGACCTAACTGGTTTATCACTGGATTCAATTCTCTCCGACAAACAGAATCAACCACAACCGCCGCCATCAACACCACCACCACCGGCTGCGGCGTCTCCTGCGCCACCACAAATGAACAGAACGCTACTTGATATAATACGAGATGAAGAGCCGAACGGTTCATTATTCGGGCAGAAGGATAAGAAAAGCTGGAAAGCTTTCCGAGACCGTCTCCGTCTTAAACGCGCCGGCGCTGCTTGGACCTCAACAGTTCCGATTCCGGCGTCTGATATTCCGATCAACACTAACTTCGCTAACACCAACGCTTTTAACCAAACCAGATCGTCAATGTCTCGCCGGAGCTCCGTTCGGTTTACTACTATATCTTCCGTAAATGCCGGTGATCAGTCTCCTCGTTCAGATAATGATGAGAATAACGATCATTCACCTGCCTCAGCGTCTTCTATTCCGAGGTCCGGTGCTCGACCGTTTATGGTGCGACGAGTTTCCTCTCGGTACGGAACATCACCGGTACCGGATGAGAATATTCACGCCGTCGGAGACGAACCTCCCGCACGTAGCTTCAGACCGCAAATGTCGCGGCATAATTCATCTCGTAACTACGACTCTCCGTTTATAGACGGCGGAGAAGACGAGATAGCACGTGACGGTAACGGTAGTAGTAGTGGTAGCCGACGTTTAGGAGTTGTGTTAGCGGAGGAGAGACAATTGTCGGCGAGAGAAGCCGTAGCTGCTCAGGAAGCAGCGGAGGCGGCTGCTCAAGCGGAAGCCGACGAGGAGGCGGAGGAAGGGGAGTCTCCGGAGGCGGTTGAGGAAGAAGAGGAGCAGCCGGTGAGAATGTCGTTGATGGATTTGTTAGAAGAAACGGATAGACAGCTGGGATTTGTGGGGTCCAGATACACTGTGGGGGATGATGAGGTGGAATGTGAGGAAGAGGAAGAggaggatgatgatgatggaaCGAACGGTGGTGATGGAATTGAGCACACTTGCTGCGTGTGCATGGTTAGACATAAAGGCGCAGCTTTTATCCCCTGCGGGCATACGTTTTGCAGATTGTGTTCAAGAGAGCTTTGGGTTCAAAGGGGTAATTGTCCTCTTTGTAATGGGTTTATTGTTGAAATTCTtgatattttttag